A stretch of the Arthrobacter stackebrandtii genome encodes the following:
- a CDS encoding NUDIX hydrolase — protein sequence MERTEFVSAANISERLAQPPALAISTVIFALRPSEKTGRPTLWLPLVRRIREPFKGLWALPGGPLTQADSLQDAAARNLRDTTGLAPSYLEQLYAFGGLHRSPSQRVVSIVYWALVQSTEAELAQESENVQWFRADGLQELAFDHNEIVNYALWRLRNKMEYGSIAYHLLGEKFTLAQVREVYEAVLNRKVDPANFRRQLKQTPYIEPTDEFLQGGKHRPPRLYRYTGEDAHTWPGGKAGDIGPPGHPPSRP from the coding sequence ATGGAACGGACGGAATTTGTCAGCGCGGCAAACATCAGCGAGCGGCTCGCGCAGCCGCCGGCACTGGCCATCTCCACTGTCATTTTCGCGCTTCGGCCCAGTGAAAAGACCGGCCGCCCCACGCTGTGGCTGCCTCTCGTGCGGCGCATCCGCGAACCGTTCAAGGGGCTGTGGGCGCTGCCCGGCGGGCCCCTGACCCAGGCCGACTCGTTGCAGGATGCGGCCGCCCGCAACCTGCGCGACACCACGGGCCTGGCCCCGAGCTACCTCGAGCAGCTGTATGCCTTCGGGGGCCTGCACCGCTCGCCCAGCCAGCGCGTCGTCTCCATCGTGTACTGGGCCCTGGTCCAGTCCACCGAGGCCGAGCTTGCACAGGAGTCGGAAAACGTCCAGTGGTTCCGGGCGGACGGCTTGCAGGAGCTGGCCTTTGACCACAACGAGATCGTCAACTATGCCCTGTGGCGGCTGCGCAACAAGATGGAGTACGGATCCATTGCCTACCACCTGCTGGGTGAAAAGTTCACCCTGGCCCAGGTCCGTGAGGTTTATGAGGCCGTGCTGAACCGCAAGGTCGACCCCGCCAACTTCCGCCGCCAACTCAAGCAGACTCCGTACATTGAGCCCACCGACGAGTTCCTCCAGGGCGGCAAGCACCGCCCGCCCCGCCTCTACCGCTACACCGGGGAGGATGCGCACACGTGGCCGGGGGGCAAGGCAGGCGACATCGGCCCGCCCGGGCATCCCCCGTCCCGCCCCTAG
- the nadA gene encoding quinolinate synthase NadA, translating into MSSVNTTIQLITREQAEAVRVPGQPGRTQESCDDDLAKGPWEFDLAEALAGTPGYGPGASNEDTAPPATPVQGQLPQEYKDASDDELEARILSAKAKLGDRVVILGHFYQRDEVVQFADFVGDSFQLANAAKTRTEAEAIVFCGVHFMAETADMLSGSHQSVILPNLAAGCSMADMADLPSVEACWAELEALYGTEPDADGRVPVIPVTYMNSSAALKAFCGKHGGIVCTSSNASTVLEWAFERGQRVLFFPDQHLGRNTAKAMGVPLEQMPLWNPRMPLGGNTQEVMDAAKVVLWQGFCSVHKRFTVGQIEQARVDFPGVRVIVHPECPMEVVDAADEAGSTDYILKAIQAAPDGTTFAIGTEINMVNRLAAQYPQHTIFCLDPVICPCSTMYRIHPGYLAWVLEGLLRGEVLNQITVPEDTAVNARIALERMLAALPQAATKQPAKEPQPAQSAARA; encoded by the coding sequence ATGTCATCCGTGAACACCACCATCCAGCTCATCACCCGCGAGCAGGCCGAAGCAGTCCGGGTTCCCGGCCAGCCCGGCCGGACGCAGGAATCCTGCGACGACGACCTGGCCAAGGGCCCGTGGGAATTTGACCTGGCCGAGGCCCTCGCAGGCACCCCCGGCTACGGCCCCGGCGCCTCCAACGAGGACACCGCCCCGCCCGCGACTCCGGTGCAGGGCCAGCTGCCCCAGGAGTACAAGGACGCCTCCGACGACGAGCTTGAGGCCCGCATTCTCTCCGCCAAGGCGAAACTCGGGGACCGCGTGGTCATCCTGGGGCACTTCTACCAGCGCGACGAGGTGGTGCAGTTCGCCGACTTCGTGGGCGACTCCTTCCAGCTCGCCAACGCGGCCAAGACCCGCACCGAGGCGGAAGCAATCGTGTTCTGCGGCGTGCACTTCATGGCCGAGACGGCGGACATGCTATCCGGCAGCCACCAGTCCGTGATCCTGCCCAACCTGGCCGCAGGCTGCTCCATGGCCGACATGGCTGACCTGCCGTCGGTGGAGGCCTGCTGGGCCGAGCTCGAGGCGCTGTACGGCACCGAGCCCGACGCCGACGGCCGGGTTCCGGTCATTCCCGTCACCTACATGAATTCCTCGGCCGCGCTGAAGGCGTTCTGCGGCAAGCACGGAGGCATTGTCTGCACGTCCTCCAATGCCTCCACCGTTCTTGAGTGGGCCTTTGAACGCGGCCAGCGCGTACTGTTCTTCCCCGACCAGCACCTGGGCCGCAACACGGCCAAGGCCATGGGCGTACCGCTGGAGCAGATGCCGCTGTGGAACCCGCGCATGCCGCTGGGAGGAAACACGCAGGAGGTCATGGACGCCGCAAAGGTGGTGCTGTGGCAGGGATTCTGCTCCGTGCACAAGCGTTTCACGGTGGGCCAGATTGAGCAGGCACGGGTGGACTTCCCCGGCGTGCGCGTGATCGTGCACCCGGAGTGCCCCATGGAGGTTGTGGACGCTGCCGACGAGGCGGGCTCCACCGACTACATCCTCAAGGCGATCCAGGCCGCCCCGGATGGCACCACCTTCGCCATCGGCACCGAGATCAACATGGTGAACCGGCTCGCGGCCCAATACCCGCAGCACACCATCTTCTGCCTGGACCCGGTCATCTGCCCCTGCTCCACGATGTACCGCATCCACCCCGGCTACCTCGCCTGGGTCCTGGAAGGCCTCCTGCGCGGTGAAGTGCTGAACCAGATCACGGTCCCCGAGGACACCGCGGTCAACGCCAGGATCGCGCTGGAGCGCATGCTCGCCGCCCTGCCGCAGGCCGCCACGAAGCAGCCCGCCAAGGAGCCGCAGCCAGCACAGAGCGCCGCACGCGCATGA
- the nadB gene encoding L-aspartate oxidase: MSNSHLVVVGSGIAGLYGALLAAEAGVRVTLLTKGTLAQSNTHQAQGGICAVLAEGEAAPGDSVEAHIADTLKAGAGQCDPDAVRILCTEAAGDIAALERFGVRFDRDAAGRRALGLEGAHSAARILHAGGDATGAAIADGLINAVRDAADLGLMTVLEGCFATELLARPAAPAADPHDAGSPPRAAIAGIAYLDQGDERQALEADAVLLATGGAGQLFEFTTNPAVATGDGVALAWRAGAVLADLEYFQFHPTALAVGQNFLISEAVRGAGAVLRDANGEAFMPRYHPEGDLAPRDVVSRSIAAHLETLAAEAGLAGRDEGPHHVFLDATGIETANGHGYLARRFPTIDAATAALGFDWRRDWLPVAPAAHYWMGGVATDLHGRTSVPGLFAAGEAACTGVHGANRLASNSLLEGLVFSRRAVAAFTGGSAWHVMHDGAASLPGVPAPAAGEVRETAAPAAPPRPELRHVMAAHAGVVRDSHGLQEAAAALGTPAETGVGRPPSGDHPDTSERRELEDRNLALVARLLVHAAQARENSAGAHFRSDFPQATDAPSPHQAARASNHWVNPVPTLTTTEPQRESETV; the protein is encoded by the coding sequence ATGAGCAACTCGCACCTGGTGGTGGTGGGCAGCGGCATCGCCGGGCTCTACGGTGCGCTGCTCGCCGCCGAGGCCGGGGTCCGCGTCACGCTCCTGACCAAGGGGACGCTGGCGCAGAGCAACACGCACCAGGCGCAGGGCGGCATCTGCGCCGTGTTGGCCGAGGGCGAGGCCGCACCCGGTGATTCGGTGGAGGCGCACATTGCCGACACCCTCAAGGCCGGCGCCGGCCAGTGCGATCCCGACGCCGTGCGTATTCTCTGCACGGAGGCTGCGGGCGACATTGCCGCACTGGAACGCTTCGGCGTCCGCTTTGACCGCGACGCCGCCGGCAGGCGCGCCCTCGGCCTGGAAGGGGCGCACTCCGCCGCCCGGATCCTGCACGCCGGCGGGGACGCCACGGGTGCCGCCATCGCGGACGGGCTCATCAACGCGGTCCGCGACGCCGCCGACCTGGGCCTCATGACGGTCTTGGAGGGCTGCTTCGCCACAGAGCTGCTGGCCCGCCCGGCCGCACCGGCCGCTGACCCGCACGACGCCGGCTCCCCGCCCCGCGCGGCGATCGCCGGCATCGCCTACCTTGACCAGGGAGACGAACGCCAGGCACTGGAAGCCGACGCCGTCCTGCTCGCCACCGGGGGTGCCGGGCAGCTCTTCGAATTCACCACCAACCCGGCCGTGGCCACGGGCGACGGCGTGGCCCTCGCCTGGCGCGCCGGTGCCGTGCTCGCCGACCTCGAGTACTTCCAGTTCCACCCCACAGCGCTCGCCGTGGGGCAGAACTTCCTGATCTCCGAGGCCGTCCGCGGCGCCGGCGCCGTGCTGCGCGACGCCAATGGCGAGGCCTTCATGCCCCGCTACCACCCGGAGGGTGACCTGGCCCCGCGAGACGTTGTCTCCCGCAGCATCGCCGCCCACCTGGAAACGCTCGCAGCCGAGGCCGGTTTGGCCGGCCGGGACGAAGGCCCGCACCACGTCTTCCTGGACGCCACCGGCATCGAAACGGCCAACGGCCACGGCTACCTCGCCCGCCGCTTCCCCACGATCGACGCCGCCACCGCAGCACTCGGCTTCGACTGGCGCCGCGACTGGCTGCCCGTGGCCCCTGCCGCGCACTACTGGATGGGCGGTGTCGCCACCGACCTGCACGGGCGCACCTCCGTTCCGGGGCTTTTCGCGGCCGGAGAGGCGGCCTGCACCGGCGTCCACGGCGCCAACCGGCTCGCCTCCAACTCGCTGCTCGAGGGTCTGGTCTTCAGCCGCCGTGCCGTTGCCGCCTTCACCGGCGGGAGCGCCTGGCACGTGATGCACGACGGCGCCGCGTCCCTTCCCGGTGTCCCGGCACCTGCGGCGGGGGAAGTGCGGGAGACGGCTGCGCCCGCGGCACCCCCACGCCCCGAACTGCGCCATGTGATGGCCGCGCACGCGGGGGTGGTCCGCGACTCGCACGGACTGCAGGAGGCTGCTGCAGCCCTCGGCACCCCGGCGGAAACCGGTGTGGGCCGCCCTCCCTCCGGGGACCACCCGGACACGTCCGAACGCCGGGAGCTGGAAGACCGCAACCTGGCGCTCGTGGCACGGCTCCTGGTCCACGCCGCCCAGGCACGGGAAAACTCTGCGGGGGCACACTTCCGCAGCGACTTCCCCCAGGCCACCGACGCCCCCTCCCCGCACCAAGCCGCCAGGGCGTCCAACCACTGGGTCAACCCCGTCCCCACCCTGACCACCACCGAACCCCAGCGTGAAAGCGAAACAGTATGA
- the nadC gene encoding carboxylating nicotinate-nucleotide diphosphorylase gives MNAVVPVLKKTTAALPQLPRTAVEEILQRAFAEDAPYGDITSATLLPADASATAWLVAREPGIFSGGDVFRAAMVMQDPEAHVEQLVADGATFATGERLMSVTGLARGVLTGERIALNLTQRMSAIATQTAEYAALIAGTGARVTDTRKTTPGLRILERYAVRCGGGHNHRFSLSDAVLAKDNHLAVLTGGDTGRLTAALAGVRAQLPHTVHFEVEVDSIEQIEPVLAAGVDTIMLDNFSNEELVQGVALVNGRTLVEASGNVNLSTIAGIAATGVDIISVGALTHSVRALDLGLDIAVELPGAPDVQERADLP, from the coding sequence ATGAACGCCGTCGTGCCTGTCCTGAAGAAAACCACCGCAGCGCTGCCCCAGCTGCCGCGCACCGCCGTCGAGGAAATCCTGCAGCGGGCCTTTGCCGAGGACGCGCCATACGGGGACATTACCTCGGCCACGCTGCTGCCGGCCGACGCCAGCGCCACCGCCTGGCTCGTGGCGCGCGAGCCCGGCATCTTCTCCGGCGGGGATGTGTTCCGCGCCGCCATGGTGATGCAGGACCCGGAAGCGCATGTGGAGCAGCTGGTGGCCGACGGCGCCACGTTCGCTACGGGGGAGCGGCTCATGTCCGTGACCGGGCTGGCTCGCGGCGTGCTGACGGGGGAGCGGATCGCGCTGAACCTGACGCAGCGCATGAGCGCCATCGCCACCCAAACCGCCGAATACGCCGCGCTCATCGCCGGGACCGGCGCGCGGGTGACGGACACGCGCAAGACCACGCCGGGCCTGCGCATCCTGGAACGCTACGCCGTGCGCTGCGGCGGCGGGCACAACCACCGCTTCTCGCTCTCCGACGCCGTGCTGGCCAAGGACAACCACCTGGCCGTGCTCACCGGCGGCGATACCGGCAGGCTCACAGCCGCGCTCGCAGGTGTCCGGGCGCAGCTCCCGCACACCGTCCACTTTGAGGTGGAGGTGGACAGCATCGAGCAGATCGAGCCCGTGCTGGCGGCCGGCGTGGACACCATCATGCTGGATAACTTCAGCAACGAGGAGCTCGTCCAGGGCGTGGCGCTGGTCAACGGCCGGACCCTGGTGGAGGCCAGCGGCAATGTGAACCTGTCCACGATTGCCGGCATTGCGGCCACCGGCGTGGACATCATCTCCGTCGGCGCCCTGACCCACAGCGTGCGCGCCCTTGACCTGGGCCTGGACATTGCGGTGGAGCTGCCTGGCGCCCCGGATGTGCAGGAACGCGCGGACCTGCCGTGA
- a CDS encoding cysteine desulfurase family protein, with the protein MIFLDAAATTPVRREVIEAMFPFLTNQFGNPSSHHELGEAAAAALAAAREQCATALGAHPEELTFTSGGTEADNLALKGIALARRAADPSLNRVLISAVEHPAIVESADHLRRIHGFEVCVVPVDAQGLVDPDVFAGMLAASGAGSGSAAGEQDGAAAGGGVAVASVMYANNEVGTVQDLSALSAVAAAAGVPLHSDAVQAAGWLPLDVARLGVTALSMSGHKIGAPKGVGLLYVRGGTLYEPLIHGGGQERGTRSGTENVAFAVALGTALAMAESARPSAAGRVTALREGFMRRVLAEIPTAQLTGHPTRRLPNVASFCFPGTSGESVLLELERRGIVCSSGSACAAGADEPSAVLSAMGVERTVAQTALRFSFASDITASELDAAATELAAAVERMLRLG; encoded by the coding sequence GTGATCTTCCTCGACGCCGCCGCCACCACGCCAGTCCGCCGCGAGGTCATCGAGGCCATGTTCCCGTTCCTGACCAACCAGTTCGGCAACCCCTCCAGCCACCACGAGCTGGGGGAGGCGGCCGCTGCGGCGCTGGCAGCCGCCCGTGAACAATGTGCGACGGCGTTGGGCGCCCATCCGGAGGAGCTCACATTCACTTCCGGCGGCACCGAGGCGGACAACCTGGCACTGAAGGGCATCGCACTGGCCCGCCGCGCCGCTGACCCCTCCCTGAACCGGGTTCTGATCAGTGCCGTGGAGCATCCGGCCATTGTGGAATCGGCAGACCACCTGCGCCGCATCCACGGCTTCGAGGTCTGCGTGGTGCCGGTGGACGCCCAGGGGCTGGTGGACCCGGATGTGTTTGCCGGGATGCTGGCAGCTTCGGGTGCGGGCTCCGGCTCGGCTGCCGGTGAACAGGATGGTGCCGCAGCGGGGGGCGGCGTGGCCGTTGCATCCGTCATGTACGCCAACAACGAGGTGGGCACCGTCCAGGACCTGTCCGCGTTGTCGGCCGTTGCGGCCGCCGCGGGGGTGCCGCTGCACAGCGACGCCGTCCAGGCTGCCGGGTGGCTGCCCCTGGATGTGGCCCGGCTCGGTGTCACGGCGCTGAGCATGTCGGGACACAAGATCGGCGCCCCCAAGGGTGTGGGACTCCTCTATGTCCGGGGCGGAACCCTGTACGAGCCCCTGATCCACGGCGGCGGGCAGGAGCGCGGCACCCGCTCCGGAACAGAGAATGTGGCGTTCGCCGTGGCCCTTGGAACGGCGTTGGCGATGGCGGAATCGGCACGGCCGTCCGCCGCCGGCCGCGTCACGGCGCTGCGGGAGGGCTTCATGCGGCGCGTCCTGGCCGAAATCCCCACGGCGCAGTTGACCGGCCACCCGACAAGGAGGCTGCCCAATGTGGCCTCATTCTGCTTCCCCGGCACCAGCGGCGAATCGGTGCTGCTGGAACTGGAGCGGCGGGGGATCGTGTGCTCCTCCGGTTCAGCCTGTGCCGCGGGTGCGGATGAACCGTCGGCCGTGCTGAGCGCCATGGGCGTGGAGCGGACCGTTGCCCAGACCGCACTGAGGTTCAGCTTTGCCTCCGACATCACGGCGTCGGAGCTGGATGCGGCGGCCACCGAACTGGCGGCCGCCGTCGAGCGGATGTTGCGGCTGGGGTAG
- a CDS encoding polyphosphate polymerase domain-containing protein has translation MSCADILDAALALRDPISLEAVNEEAALQRRVDKKFLLTRSQLAALLDRLGSDFAVMEIAGRRVFGYSSTYFDTPGLDQFRAHRQGRRRRFKVRTRTYLDSGLCMFEAKLKGARGETDKHRIPYGLGDSGTMNGEAREFLGALLDAEYGLPLPELRPVMTVDYRRGTLVNPHSRERLTLDVGLLCRDAGGADGPAGVGADGGAREVAGPDLVVVETKSADGRGVADRVLAEMGIRALSMSKYCVGIALLHPHLPANRWNRVLRERFDWDPASSRAGTVPLAA, from the coding sequence ATGAGCTGCGCAGACATCCTGGATGCAGCATTGGCGCTGCGTGATCCGATCAGTTTGGAAGCTGTCAACGAGGAGGCTGCACTGCAGCGCCGCGTGGACAAAAAGTTCCTCCTGACCCGCAGCCAGCTGGCTGCGCTGCTGGACCGGCTCGGCAGTGATTTTGCCGTCATGGAGATCGCCGGGCGCCGGGTCTTTGGCTACAGCTCCACCTACTTCGACACCCCCGGACTGGACCAGTTCCGTGCCCACCGGCAGGGCCGGCGCCGCCGGTTCAAGGTCCGCACCCGCACCTACCTGGACTCGGGGCTGTGCATGTTTGAGGCCAAGTTGAAGGGTGCCCGCGGAGAAACCGACAAGCACCGGATCCCCTACGGCCTCGGGGACAGCGGCACCATGAATGGTGAGGCCCGGGAATTCCTGGGCGCGCTGCTCGACGCCGAGTATGGCCTGCCGCTCCCCGAGCTGCGGCCCGTCATGACGGTGGACTACCGCCGCGGCACACTGGTGAACCCGCACAGCAGGGAACGGCTCACCCTTGACGTCGGGCTGCTGTGCCGCGACGCCGGCGGGGCGGACGGCCCGGCCGGTGTCGGGGCGGACGGCGGCGCCCGTGAGGTTGCCGGTCCGGACCTGGTGGTCGTGGAGACGAAATCGGCTGACGGGCGGGGAGTTGCAGACAGGGTCCTGGCCGAGATGGGCATCAGGGCCCTGAGCATGAGCAAGTATTGTGTGGGCATCGCCCTGCTGCATCCGCACCTGCCGGCCAACCGCTGGAACCGGGTGTTGCGCGAGCGCTTCGACTGGGACCCGGCATCATCGCGAGCAGGGACGGTGCCGCTGGCCGCCTGA
- a CDS encoding DUF4956 domain-containing protein has protein sequence MFNLWIALAANMVCISVLVYAVYFPRYQRRDLAIAYVCLNVGIMLVTMLLSGSAAGMGLGLGLFGVLSIIRLRSDTLTQGEIGYYFAALVLGLMNGLHPDPAWLSPVLSAALVAVLFIADHPRIAPRTRRQTITLDRAYPNEGELRVALETLLGGPVTRIEVMELDVVRDLTIADVRYKAAVNAPSSTCIHEHAAAALPQYPSVAPGRMEPIPVQLTSHQLGNRS, from the coding sequence ATGTTCAACCTCTGGATCGCACTCGCCGCCAACATGGTCTGCATCAGTGTCTTGGTGTACGCCGTGTACTTCCCCCGCTACCAGCGCCGCGACCTGGCCATTGCCTACGTATGCCTGAATGTGGGCATCATGCTCGTCACGATGCTCCTGTCCGGCAGCGCCGCCGGCATGGGCCTGGGGCTGGGATTGTTCGGTGTTCTCTCCATCATCCGCTTGCGTTCGGACACGCTGACCCAGGGCGAGATCGGCTACTACTTCGCCGCCCTGGTGCTGGGCCTGATGAACGGCCTGCACCCGGACCCGGCATGGCTTTCCCCGGTGCTGTCCGCAGCGCTTGTCGCCGTGCTGTTCATTGCAGACCACCCCCGCATTGCCCCGCGCACCCGCAGGCAGACCATCACCTTGGACCGGGCCTACCCCAATGAGGGCGAACTGCGTGTGGCGCTGGAAACGTTGTTGGGCGGCCCTGTCACCCGTATTGAAGTGATGGAACTCGATGTTGTCCGCGACCTGACCATTGCCGACGTCCGCTACAAGGCTGCCGTCAATGCACCCTCGAGCACCTGCATCCACGAGCACGCTGCCGCGGCACTGCCGCAGTATCCGTCGGTGGCACCGGGCCGCATGGAACCGATTCCGGTCCAGCTGACGTCCCACCAGCTGGGGAACCGGTCATGA
- a CDS encoding response regulator transcription factor: MKRILIAEDEARIATFVQKGLAAEGFVTQVVGDGQSAYDEARSYVHDLLILDIGLPVIDGLTVLHRLRQDKVDIPVIILSARSSVEDKVAGLVGGADDYLPKPFAFEELLARVRLRLRGHVLEEQTILTAGPLSLDLRTRRASVDGVNKDLSAREFALAETLFRHRDQVLSREQLLSQVWGFDFDPGSNIVDVYIRYLRKKFGAERIETVRGMGYRLKLD, from the coding sequence ATCGCTGAAGATGAAGCCCGCATAGCCACGTTTGTGCAGAAGGGGCTTGCCGCCGAAGGCTTTGTCACCCAGGTGGTCGGCGACGGCCAGTCCGCCTACGATGAGGCACGGTCCTATGTCCACGACCTGCTGATCCTGGACATTGGCCTGCCTGTCATCGACGGCCTGACGGTGCTGCACCGCCTGCGCCAGGACAAGGTGGACATCCCTGTCATCATTCTCTCTGCCCGAAGCAGTGTTGAGGACAAGGTGGCCGGCCTGGTCGGCGGGGCCGACGACTACCTGCCAAAGCCCTTCGCCTTCGAGGAATTGCTCGCCCGGGTGCGGCTGCGCCTGCGCGGGCATGTCCTGGAAGAACAGACGATTCTCACGGCCGGGCCGCTCAGCCTGGACCTGCGCACCCGCAGGGCCTCGGTGGACGGCGTCAACAAGGATCTCAGTGCCCGAGAGTTCGCCTTGGCCGAGACACTGTTCCGGCACCGCGACCAGGTGCTCTCCCGGGAACAGCTGCTCTCCCAGGTGTGGGGTTTCGACTTTGATCCGGGTTCAAACATTGTGGACGTCTACATCCGGTATCTGCGCAAGAAGTTCGGTGCGGAGCGGATTGAGACCGTCCGCGGGATGGGCTACCGGCTGAAGTTGGACTGA